The Halichondria panicea chromosome 17, odHalPani1.1, whole genome shotgun sequence DNA segment GAATACACTGCCATCGCAACTGCCATTTAAACAACAATCAATGTACTCCTCTACACTGGGCATCTTAAGTTGTCCAGTCTCCACAAAACCAAAGGAAGCGACAGAATCCACCGTAGCAAAAGCTGCAGTTGTTCCACATTGACCCTGATTCTCTACTGGTGTGACTCCTCCTTTATTCCTCCAGTTTACAGAGGGAGGGAGAGGTCCAATTCCATGGAAGTTGGCGGGTGAAGTGTCTGGGGATACCATTATCTTACTTCCTCCAGTACGATCCTTTGGTGTCTGCAGTTTAATAGTCTTTTGACACATGCACAGCACacaattacatgtagctaaatCATTATTTATGATTATAACGACAGTAGAATTGATATTTAATTGCATATGTATAGCTTCACGTCACATGGGGCCGATATGTAATTCATGCATTAGTACAGTCTTTAATTGCATGAGCTTACCAAATGTGTAAACTCATTCAGAGCCAACTTGTAGGAGAGACCAAGGGAATTCTGGTGGAATACAAACTCAGCATTTTCTTTCCACACAGGCCAAAGTTTATCTGGTTTTTCAagctgtagatctatattgtACTCAGCTATCCACTTCTCAAACAGAGCATATTCCACCTCGGCATATGCACTGGTACAGGCTAGTAGCACCAGCACTGCAATGAAAACAGAAAGA contains these protein-coding regions:
- the LOC135351612 gene encoding procathepsin L-like — encoded protein: MASLSVFIAVLVLLACTSAYAEVEYALFEKWIAEYNIDLQLEKPDKLWPVWKENAEFVFHQNSLGLSYKLALNEFTHLTPKDRTGGSKIMVSPDTSPANFHGIGPLPPSVNWRNKGGVTPVENQGQCGTTAAFATVDSVASFGFVETGQLKMPSVEEYIDCCLNGSCDGSVFSVMGFDCIAKMGGLACEPDYPMNGNHTCKSNEVRPCVVIKGGSQVMPKGDEMALAAALVKQPIAVGIDASHLSFQMYSSGIYYEPSCSSVKLDHAVLLVGYGTENGDDYWLIKNSWGSSWGIDGYMMMSRNKNNNCGIATAAIFPTN